One region of Miscanthus floridulus cultivar M001 chromosome 19, ASM1932011v1, whole genome shotgun sequence genomic DNA includes:
- the LOC136525702 gene encoding uncharacterized mitochondrial protein AtMg00810-like yields the protein MSDTSLFIYCKGADMAFLLLYVDDIVLTASSPSLLHRIIAALRQEFSMTDMGPLHHFLGVSVQRRSDSLFLSQRQYMLDILDHVGMSHCKPSSTPVDTHSKLSADGVSVADPNQYRSLAGALQYLTFTRPDIAYAVQQVCLYMHDPQEPHLSALKRILRYLQGTLDLGLYLHRTSPVDLTVYTDADWAGCPDTRKSTSGYAVFLGDNLISLSFKRQPTVSRSSAEAEYRAVANGVAEACWLRQLLIELRCPLRRATVIYCDNISVVYLSTNPVQHQ from the coding sequence ATGTCCGACACGTCGCTGTTCATCTACTGCAAAGGTGCTGACATGGCTTTTCTTTtactctatgttgatgatattgttcTCACTGCGTCGTCTCCGAGTCTCCTCCATCGGATTATCGCAGCACTTCGCCAGGAATTCTCCATGACAGACATGGGGCCTCTTCACCATTTTCTGGGTGTCAGTGTTCAGCGTAGAAGTGACAGTTTATTTCTCTCTCAGAGACAGTACATGCTAGACATTCTGGACCACGTCGGTATGAGTCACTGCAAGCCGAGCAGCACTCCTGTGGACACTCACTCCAAGCTTTCTGCTGATGGTGTTTCAGTCGCTGATCCGAATCAGTATCGCAGTCTTGCCGGGGCTCttcagtacctcaccttcaccaGACCAGACATTGCATATGCTGTTCAGCAGGTATGCCTGTACATGCATGACCCACAGGAACCTCATTTGAGCGCTCTGAAGCGCATTCTCCGGTACCTTCAAGGTACATTGGATCTCGGTCTATACCTCCACCGGACCTCTCCAGTTGATCTCACTGTCTACACCGATGCGGATTGGGCGGGTTGTCCTGACACACGCAAATCCACCTCGGGTTATGCGGTGTTTCTCGGGGACAATCTCATCTCCTTGTCGTTCAAGCGTCAGCCTACAGTGTCTAGGTCCAGTGCAGAGGCGGAGTATCGAGCAGTCGCGAATGGAGTCGCCGAAGCCTGCTGGTTGCGCCAACTTCTGATAGAACTTCGCTGCCCACTCCGTCGTGCTACAGTGATCTACTGCGATAATATCAGTGTCgtttacctctccaccaacccggTTCAGCATCAGTGA
- the LOC136525703 gene encoding protein FAR1-RELATED SEQUENCE 5-like — protein sequence MGENDLRIIAVEPTSLDITSTVTDDNGHVNGSQELMEEEIEEFIKNEQVAASEGNNAPINSKYTPQLSMEFKSRDDAHHFFNLYAFLAGFQVAITHTTRTQSKKRNNEVVKVTMRCTHQGKEKEPKCLEQEEVEVDKDVGKKPVRRRKTNVQQKLDCPCVMMVKEEGGVWKVKTLDLEHNHELCPGDRDKLFFGHKYMTEMEKRLIKTLNDNNIPTRKMVSILSYLRGGLTALPMKKKDISNYRTRLNREVKGSNMTQVLDYFRKKETEDPSFFYKFYLDEDKRVRSLFWTDYSSMKYYADYEECVSFDTTYTTNRYNLPFAPFVGITGHGQSCLCAFLHDETVDTFKWVFQTFLEAMGGKHPQTIITDQDMAMKSAIEQVFINTKHINCLFHIKTKCYNKNVKVFAVNEGLYEDFEDIVNNSLTVKEFERLWKRMIEERNLQGNHYFSKMWEMMKRFIPVYYKNDFFPFVQTTSRSEATNARFKDNVGSTYSIISFLKECNRIVDTINQTERLEDSYSKQKRPKEFIFGYIIE from the coding sequence ATGGGAGAAAATGACTTGAGGATCATAGCAGTAGAACCAACAAGTTTAGATATTACATCAACAGTAACAGATGATAATGGACATGTAAATGGCAGCCAGGAACTGAtggaggaagagattgaagaattcataaaaaatgagcaggttgcagcatctgaaggcaacaatgcaccaatcaacagcaagtacaccccacagctatcgATGGAATTTAAGAGTAGGGATGATGCTCACCATTTCTTCAACTTATATGCGTTCCTAGCCGGATTTCAAGTTGCCATAACACATACGACAAGAACTCAAAGTAAGAAGAGAAATAATGAGGTAGTCAAAGTGACAATGAGATGCACTcatcaaggaaaagaaaaggaaccaaaGTGTTTAGAGCAAGAAGAAGTTGAAGTAGATAAGGATGTTGGAAAGAAACCGGTAAGGAGAAGGAAAACAAATGTTCAGCAGAAGTTAGATTGTCCTTGTGTTATGATGGTAAAAGAAGAAGGAGGTGTATGGAAGGTTAAAACTCTTGATTTGGAGCATAATCATGAGCTATGCCCTGGAGACAGGGATAAGCTATTTTTTGGTCACAAGTATATGACAGAAATGGAAAAAAGACTTATCAAGACTCTAAACGATAACAATATCCCAACTAGGAAGATGGTTTCTATTCTATCGTATCTTAGAGGGGGGCTTACAGCTCTaccgatgaaaaagaaagatatcaGCAACTACAGGACAAGGCTCAACAGAGAAGTTAAAGGATCAAATATGACACAAGTACTGGATTATTTCAGAAAGAAAGAAACTGAGGATCCATCTTTCTTTTACAAGTTTTATTTAGATGAGGACAAGAGAGTGAGAAGCTTGTTCTGGACAGACTATTCTTCTATGAAATATTATGCAGATTATGAAGAATGTGTAAGTTTTGACACGACATATACGACCAACCGATACAACTTACCTTTTGCACCATTTGTTGGAATCACAGGACATGGACAAAGTTGCCTATGTGCTTTCCTGCATGATGAGACAGTGGATACTTTTAAGTGGGTATTTCAAACTTTCCTTGAAGCAATGGGAGGAAAACACCCTCAAACAATCATCACAGACCAAGACatggcgatgaaatcagcaatagAGCAAGTCTTCATAAACACAAAGCACATAAATTGCTTGTTCCACATAAAGACCAAATGCTACAATAAGAATGTCAAGGTCTTTGCAGTAAACGAAGGACTATATGAAGACTTCGAAGATATAGTGAACAATAGTCTAACAGTGAAAGAATTTGAGCGACTTTGGAAAAGAATGATTGAGGAAAGAAACCTTCAAGGAAATCACTACTTTTCCAAAATGTGGGAAATGATGAAAAGATTTATCCCGGTCTACTATAAAAATGACTTCTTCCCTTTCGTACAGACCACATCCAGGAGTGAGGCAACAAATGCGAGGTTCAAAGATAATGTAGGGTCAACCTATAGTATCATCAGCTTTTTGAAAGAGTGCAATCGGATTGTTGATACCATAAATCAAACAGAAAGGCTAGAGGATAGCTATAGCAAGCAGAAAAGGCCAAAGGAATTTATATTCGGCTACATAATAGAGTAG